The Methanofollis sp. genome includes a region encoding these proteins:
- a CDS encoding ScpA family protein, which produces MHEEPVEILVRLAERGEIDPWNIDIVEVTDRFLSELERCQELDLAVSGRTLFYAATLLRMKSEYLSADPDGEQVEGDVDAGGEDGDDFGRPEIGEPIEHLEREIRRRIGRKKVRHRPVTLYELITELKAAEKEERRRQRQRQSPRPPGDDLIRASDVVSVAHDEDYGGAATAVMACYGRLAPDGSAVTMRSLCSSLGRGTIDVYIPLLFLMLEGTVEIWQEEYFGDVYVRRKENGQSGDA; this is translated from the coding sequence ATGCATGAGGAGCCTGTTGAGATCCTGGTGCGCCTCGCGGAGCGCGGGGAGATCGATCCCTGGAATATCGATATTGTCGAGGTGACCGATCGCTTTCTCTCCGAACTGGAACGGTGTCAGGAACTTGATCTTGCTGTTTCAGGGAGGACTCTCTTCTACGCGGCGACTCTCCTGCGGATGAAGTCAGAATACCTTTCTGCCGATCCCGATGGGGAACAGGTGGAGGGCGATGTCGATGCGGGGGGGGAGGACGGCGACGACTTTGGTAGGCCGGAGATCGGGGAACCGATCGAGCACCTCGAGCGGGAGATCAGGCGCAGGATCGGTCGGAAGAAGGTGCGGCACAGGCCTGTCACCCTTTATGAGCTGATCACGGAACTGAAGGCGGCTGAGAAAGAGGAGCGCCGCCGTCAACGCCAGCGTCAGAGTCCCCGCCCTCCGGGAGATGACCTGATCCGCGCCTCGGATGTCGTCTCGGTGGCCCATGATGAGGACTATGGGGGGGCGGCGACGGCGGTGATGGCGTGCTATGGCAGACTGGCCCCTGACGGTTCTGCGGTGACGATGCGCTCCCTCTGCTCCTCTCTCGGGCGCGGGACGATAGATGTCTATATCCCGCTCCTCTTTCTCATGCTCGAGGGGACAGTCGAGATCTGGCAGGAAGAGTATTTTGGCGACGTGTATGTGAGGAGGAAAGAGAATGGACAGAGTGGCGATGCTTGA
- the scpB gene encoding SMC-Scp complex subunit ScpB, translated as MDRVAMLEAVLFVADAPVEYRDLERMLGVRHEDVPALAAELSGRLLECISPLEVLDSGESVFMVLKEEFSDLVYPLVRPEISRAVLRTLSVVAYRQPILQSDLVEIRGSGAYAHVDELVGRNLVARQREGRSYVLQTTPEFSRYFKTADLAGGQERLDTD; from the coding sequence ATGGACAGAGTGGCGATGCTTGAGGCGGTTCTTTTTGTGGCCGACGCACCGGTGGAGTACCGGGATCTGGAGCGTATGCTTGGTGTGCGGCACGAGGATGTGCCTGCGCTTGCGGCGGAACTTTCCGGGCGCCTTCTGGAGTGCATATCTCCTCTTGAGGTACTGGACTCGGGGGAGAGTGTGTTTATGGTCCTGAAAGAGGAGTTCAGCGATCTGGTCTATCCCCTGGTCCGCCCGGAGATCTCGCGTGCGGTGCTGCGCACCCTTTCGGTGGTCGCCTACAGGCAGCCGATTCTGCAGAGTGATCTGGTGGAGATACGAGGGAGCGGCGCGTACGCCCATGTGGACGAGCTGGTGGGGCGGAATCTGGTAGCGCGCCAGCGCGAGGGGAGGAGTTATGTCCTCCAGACGACGCCGGAATTCTCACGCTACTTCAAGACCGCTGATCTCGCGGGCGGTCAGGAGCGCCTGGATACGGATTAG